Proteins from a single region of Apium graveolens cultivar Ventura chromosome 7, ASM990537v1, whole genome shotgun sequence:
- the LOC141673857 gene encoding secreted RxLR effector protein 161-like, with amino-acid sequence MEECKAVSTPAEASIKLRIDSTRESVNPTLFKSLVGSLRYITFTRRDIMYAVGLVSRYMEKPKQDHFMAAKRILRYIKGTLDHGLFYSHSQNAKLVGYSDSDYGGDLDDGKSTSGYAFHIGSAIFSWSSKKQQTVALSTCEAEYIAAAACACQAMWLGYILGELNLVKEEPVTIFVDNKSAISLAKNPVSHSCSKHINIKYHFLREQVNDKIVELVHCRTEENLAYIFTKPLKPEVFHKMKEKLGMLSRV; translated from the coding sequence ATGGAGGAATGCAAGGCAGTGAGCACGCCAGCAGAAGCAAGCATAAAGCTCAGGATTGATTCAACGAGGGAGTCGGTAAATCCGACATTGTTCAAAAGTTTGGTTGGAAGTCTAAGGTACATAACTTTCACTCGTCGAGATATTATGTATGCAGTTGGACTGGTTAGCAGGTACATGGAAAAGCCGAAGCAAGATCACTTCATGGCAGCTAAAAGAATTTTGAGATACATTAAAGGTACACTTGATCATGGATTATTTTATTCTCATTCTCAAAATGCAAAATTAGTTGGCTACTCAGACAGTGATTATGGTGGTGATTTGGATGACGGGAAAAGCACTTCCGGATATGCTTTTCATATTGGCTCAGCAATATTTTCATGGTCATCAAAGAAGCAACAGACAGTCGCTCTCTCAACATGTGAGGCAGAATACATCGCAGCAGCAGCGTGCGCATGTCAGGCTATGTGGCTAGGCTATATTTTGGGCGAGTTAAATCTTGTCAAGGAAGAACCGGTTACTATTTTCGTGGACAACAAATCCGCAATTTCACTTGCGAAAAATCCGGTGTCACACAGTTGTAGCAAGCACATCAATATTAAATATCATTTTCTTCGCGAACAAGTAAATGATAAAATCGTGGAGTTGGTGCACTGCAGGACTGAAGAAAATTTAGCATATATATTTACAAAGCCATTGAAGCCAGAAGTGTTTCATAAAATGAAAGAGAAGCTCGGAATGCTAAGTCGGGTTTGA
- the LOC141672817 gene encoding putative germin-like protein 2-1 — protein sequence MVKFIVLVGLLALSFCFAMAADHSPLQDFCVAQSNSQVLINGLACKNPSMVQASDFSFSGLHISGNTSNAVGSRVTPVATTQIPGLNTLGISLVRIDYAPGGINPPHTHPRATEILTVIKGSLEVGFVTSNPDNRLISKILHKGDMFVFPIGLIHYQKNVGKGNAMAIAGLSSQNPGVITIANAVFGSKLAISSDILGKAFQVGKNVVSSIQSEF from the exons ATGGTGAAATTCATTGTCTTGGTAGGGCTTTTAGCTCTTTCTTTCTGCTTTGCCATGGCAGCTGACCATAGTCCACTTCAAGATTTTTGCGTTGCTCAATCAAACAGCCAAG TTCTCATAAATGGATTAGCATGCAAGAATCCGAGCATGGTTCAAGCCAGTGACTTTTCTTTTAGCGGACTTCATATATCAGGCAACACAAGCAATGCAGTTGGCTCACGAGTAACTCCTGTGGCCACAACTCAGATTCCAGGACTAAATACACTAGGCATCTCCCTTGTCCGCATTGACTATGCACCAGGGGGCATCAATCCTCCTCACACCCATCCTCGTGCCACCGAAATCTTAACAGTCATTAAAGGCAGCCTTGAAGTTGGATTTGTCACCTCAAATCCGGACAATAGATTAATTTCAAAAATACTACACAAGGGTGATATGTTTGTCTTCCCCATTGGTCTCATTCACTACCAGAAAAACGTAGGAAAAGGCAATGCCATGGCTATTGCAGGTCTTAGCAGCCAAAATCCAGGAGTCATTACCATCGCAAATGCTGTGTTTGGTTCTAAACTAGCTATATCAAGTGATATACTTGGTAAGGCATTCCAAGTGGGCAAGAATGTCGTCTCCAGTATTCAGTCTGAGTTCTAG